From the Mycobacterium sp. DL592 genome, the window CGGGAACGCTGAACTTCCAGGCCGCATCACCACCGACGCTCATCGCCCGCTGGCCGTCGCAGGCTTTCGCGCTCTTGGTCCCTGCGGTGAATTGCGTTGCGGCTGAGCCTGCGTCGGGATAGACAGCCACCGCCTCGGCCACCACGTGGTCGTGTTTGTCACCGTCGGTGAACAGCATGACGTGAAACCCCGACCACTTGTCGCCGAGGAAGGCGGCCATGCCCGCGGCGTCCAGTGCCGAGCAGGCCGGCACGGCCGAGGACCCGGGGATCGGCCTGGCCTGGTCGGCGTCGGTCTGCAGTTTGACCCCGACCATGTCACGCAGCTGGGCCGGACTGATCATCACCTGGTCGGTGTCGTCGGCGCGCAGCGGCTGGATAGCCTGGGCAGGGTTGGACACGGCGCTGCCTGCGACGGTATGCGCACACCCGGCAAGCACCACCGCCGAGAACCCGATACACGCCACCGGCAGCCGCATACCCGAATGCTAGACCGCGGCGGCCAGGACCTCTCGGATCGTGGCCACGGCACGGTCGAGTTCCGCGGGAGTGACGGTGAGCGCGGGCCGGAAGCGGACACTATCCGGGCCGCTGCCCAGCATGATCACGCCCCGCTCCCACAGTTCGCCCAGCAGCGCGTCACGCTGCGCGGTGCTCGGCAGGCTGAACGCGCACATCAGGCCGCGGCCCCGCACGTCGCGCACCACACCCGGGAACTCCCCGGCCAGCCCGTCCAGAGCCGCTAGTAGATGGGCCCCCATCCGCGACGTGTGCGCCAGCAGTCCGTCGGCCTCGATGACCTCGAGGATTCGCCGTGAGCGCACCATGTCGACCAGGTTGCCGCCCCAGGTCGAGTTGATCCGTGAGCTGACCGCGAACACGTTGTTGGCGACCTCGTCGACGCGGCGGCCGGCCATCACCCCGCACACCTGAGTCTTCTTTCCGAATGCGACCACGTCGGGGGTGAACCCGAGCTGCTGGTAAGCCCATGCGGTGCCGGTGATTCCGCAGCCGGTCTGCACCTCGTCGGCGATCATCAACGCGTCGAACTCGTCGCACAGCTCGCGCATGGCGGCGAAGAACTGCGGACGGAAGTGGCGGTCGCCCCCCTCCCCCTGGATGGGTTCGGCCAGGAAGCACGCGACGTCGTTCGGGTGGGCCTCGAAGGCCGCGCGGGCCTGCCGCAGGACGTCGGCTTCCACGGCATCCATGTCGGCGCCGGGCCGGATGTAGGGCGCGTCGATGCGGGGCCAGTCGAACTTCGGGAAGCGGGCCACCTTGTTGGGGTCGGTGTTGGTCAACGACAGGGTGTAGCCGCTGCGGCCGTGGAAGGCGCCGGTCAGGTGCAGCACCCGGGTGCCCAGCGCCGGGTCGATGCCGCGGGCCTCGTTGTGCCGGCTCTTCCAGTCGAACGCGACCTTGAGCGCGTTCTCGACGGCCAGCGCGCCGCCGTCGACGAAGAACAGGTGCGGCAGCGCAGGGTCGCCGAGCACGCGGGCGAACGTCTCGACGAAACGGGCCATCGGGACGGTGTAGACGTCGGAGTTCGACGGCTTGTTGATCGCGGCCTGGAGGAGTTCCGCGCGGAACTGTTCGTCGCCGGCCAGCGCCGGATGGTTCATGCCCAGCGCCGAGGACGCGAAGAACGTGAACATGTCCAGGTAGTGCTTGCCGTCGCGGGCGTCGACCAGGTGCGCGCCCCTCGAGCGGTCGAGGTCGAGAACCAGGTCCAGCCCGTCTGCCAGGATGCTGCGGGCCAGCACCGCGTGAACGTTGCCGGGCTCGACTGCAGGGGCTTGGGAAGTGGGCGACACGGCAACTTTGCGCGACAAGAGTTCCGTCATTAGGCGATCCTATCGTAATTTTTACGCTTTTCTAGCCCAGCGAGCGCATTTTTTCCTACGTCAGAATCGGACTGGCGACTGTGCGACAGTGTCGAGAACAGTAAGAAACCGATCTAAACCGGCTTCAGACCGGAACTATTCCGGCAGAAATGCGCGATCACTGTAAAATGTGTTTAGAATGATCGTGCTTCGTGTGCGCACGTTCGCGGCGGTGCGGATCTGCTGCAGCAGCGTTTCCAAGTCCCGCGGCGACTCGACGCGCACGAACAGGACATAGCTCTCCTCGCCGGCCACCGAGTAACAGGCCTCGATTTCGGCAATGTGTTCCAGGCGAGCGGGCGCATCATCGGGTTGAGAGGGATCGAGAGGGGTGATGGCGACGAACGCCGACAGCATGTGCCCGAAGGCCTCGGGGTCGACGCGGGCGCTGTACCCGGTCACCACCCCGCGCGCCTCGAGCCGCCGCACCCTCGACTGCACCGCGGACACCGACAAGCCCGTCGTCGCGGCCAGGTGTGCCAGCGTGGCGCGACCGTCGGCGACGAGTTCACGCACCAGGGTGCGGTCGATCTCGTCGAGTTCGTGGGCCGGCTCAGCGGTGTCCGCCATGGCCGCACACTATCGGACGGGAGCCCCGCGATGAGCACACCGGCGATCCCGACCTGGCAGCTGCGCGCCCGCTTCGCCGCCGCACTGTCGGCGATGTACGGCGCCGAGGTGCCCGCCTACACCACGCTGGTCGAGGTCAGCGAGGCCGTGAACCGTGACTATGTGGCCGCCCATCCCGAAGCCGAACGGCTCGGGTCGTTGCAGCGCGTCACCGCCGAGCGCCACGGCGCCATCCGGGTCGGCAGCCCTGCCGAATTGGCCGACGTCGCAGACCTGTTCGCCGCGTTCGGAATGCGTCCGGTCGGCTTCTACGACCTGCGTGACGCCGCCTCACCGGTGCCCGTGGTGTCCACCGTGTTTCGCCCGATCGAATCGAACGAATTGGCGCACAACCCGTTTCGGGTGTTCACTTCGATGCTGGCCACCCGCGACGCCCGGTTCTTCGACGACGACCTGCGCGCTCGCATCGAGCGGTTCCTGGGCGAACGGCAGCTGTTCGATCCCGGCCTCATCGCCCAGGCCCGCACCATCGCGGCCGACGGCGGCTGCGGCGCGGATGCCGGCGAGGCCTTCGTGTCCCGCGCGGTGGCCTCGTTCGCGTTGTCCGCCGAGCCCGTCGACCGGGCGTGGTACGAGGAGCTCACCGCCGTGTCGGCGGTGGCCGCCGACATCGCCGGGGTGAGCACCACCCACATCAACCACCTGACACCGCGCGTCCTGGACATCGATGACCTATACCGCCGGATGACCGACCGCGGAATCACGATGATCGACGCCATCCAGGGGCCGCCGCGCTGGCATGGGCCCGATGTCCTGTTGCGCCAGACCTCTTTTCGCGCGCTCGCCGAGCCCCGCCGATTCCGCGAGGCCGACGGCACGGTGAACGAAGGGACGCTGCGGGTGCGTTTCGGCGAGGTCGAAGCACGCGGGGTGGCGCTGACCCGCAAGGGCCGCGAACGATTCGACGCCGCGATGGGCTCGCCCGACCCGGCCGCGGTCTGGGGTGACTACTTCCCCGACAACGACGCCGAGATGGCATCGCAGGGATTGGCGTACTACCACCAGGGCGACCCGTCGGCGCCGGTGGTCTACGAAGACTTCCTGCCCGCCTCGGCGGCCGGCATCTTCCGGTCCAACCTCGACACCGACACCGAAGCCGCGGCGGTCGCCGACCGCTCCGGATACACCCTCGACTGGATGGCCGAAGCCATCGGCCATCACATCCACGACGCCTACGATCTGTACAACGCGACAGCCCAGGAGCCGCCAGCATGAGCACGACCACCGCCACCGCACTGCCGACCCGTTCCGACCTGCAGGACCGGGTCCGCCGCGCTTTCGACGCCATCGGCGCCCACGTCGCGCTGGCCGAGCCCGGCGCGCACGGTCTTCAGGCGAGCACGCCCCTGACCGGTGACGTCCTGTTCACCGTCACCGAAGCCACCACCGCTGACGCGGAAGCCGTCATCGCCGATGCGGCGCAGGCATTTTCGACCTGGCGCACCACACCGGGCCCGGTGCGCGGCCAGCTGGTGGCGCGCCTCGGCGAGCTGCTGCGCGAGCACAAGGCGGATCTGGCCACCCTGGTGACCATCGAGGCCGGCAAGATCACCTCCGAGGCCCTCGGCGAGGTCCAGGAGATGATCGACATCTGCGAGTTCGCCGTCGGCCTGTCCCGACAGCTCTACGGGCGCACCATCGCCTCCGAGCGGCCCGGCCACCGGCTGATGGAGACCTGGCATCCCCTGGGCGTCGTCGGTGTCATCACGGCGTTCAACTTCCCGGTGGCGGTGTGGGCGTGGAACGCCGCCGTCGCGCTGGTGTGCGGTGACACCGTGGTGTGGAAGCCCTCCGAGCTGACCCCGCTGACGGCCATCGCCTGCCAGGCGCTGATCGAGCGGGCCGCCGCCGACGTGGGCGCTCCAGCCTCGGTCAGCAGGCTGGTCCAAGGCGGCCGCGAGGTCGGCGAACTACTGGTCGACGACCCGCGGGTGGCGCTGGTGTCGGCCACCGGGTCGGTCCGGATGGGACGTCAGGTCGGCCCGCGGGTCGCCGAGCGGTTCGGGCGGGTGCTGCTGGAACTCGGCGGCAACAACGCGGCCGTCGTAACCCCTTCGGCGGACCTGGATCTCGCCGTCCGCGGCATCGTCTTCTCCGCCGCGGGCACGGCGGGTCAGCGCTGCACCACCCTGCGCAGGCTGATCGTGCACTCGTCGGTGGCCGACGCACTGGTGGACCGCATCGTGGCCGCCTACCGCAGCCTGCCGATCGGTGACCCCTCAGCGTCAGGCACCCTGATCGGCCCGCTGATCCACGAGACCGCCTACCGCGACATGGTCGGCGCGCTGGAGAAGGCCCGCGCCGACGGCGGTGAGGTGATCGGCGGCGAGCGCCACCACATCGGCGGCGACGAGGGCGAGGACGCCTTCTACGTGGCGCCGGCGGTGGTACGCATGCCCGCCCAGACCGAGATCGTGCATAACGAGACGTTCGCACCGATCCTGTACGTGCTGACCTACGAGACCCTCGACGAGGCGATCGCCTTGAACAATGCCGTCCCGCAGGGTCTTTCGTCGGCGATCTTCACCACCGACGTGCGGGAGGCGGAGCGCTTCCTGGCCGCCGAGGGCTCGGACTGCGGTATCGCCAATGTCAACATCGGAACTTCGGGCGCCGAGATCGGCGGGGCGTTCGGCGGCGAGAAGCAGACCGGCGGCGGCCGTGAGTCGGGCTCGGACTCCTGGAAGGCCTACATGCGGCGGGCCACCAACACCGTCAACTACTCCTCGGAGCTCCCGCTGGCCCAGGGTGTGCACTTCGGCTGAGCACCTGCTGCTCGACGAGGTCTGCGCCGCGCTGTACACCGCCGGTCGCGGCGAATCCGTCAGCCACCCGCCGTGCACCATCGGTCATCGTCATCGCCTCGGACACCTTGGCCCGCAACCGCTTCGGGGTGAGCCTGGCGGCGGGCAACCGGGTGCCGCAGCGGGCCACCTCGACGCGCATCGCCACCTCCGGCTGATCCCGGCCGAACGGCACTACGCACACCGGAACGCCACGGTCCAGCGCGCGCACGGTGGCCCCCATCCCGCCGTGGGTCACCGCACACACCGCCCGATCCAGTACCGGTCCGTGTGGAACATACTGCCGGACAGTCGCATTCGCCGGAATGACCAGGTCGTCAGGCACCCCGGCCGGGAAGGTCGCGACCACGTGCACCGGCTCGTCGGCCAGCGCCTGAAGGGCGACCACACCCAGGCGGGAGTCGGCCTGCCGGATCGACGACGTGGTCACCAGCACGATGGGATCGTCGATCGCGGCGAGCCAGTCCGGCGCCTCGGCGTCAGTATCGGATGCACAGGCGCCGATGAGGTGCACCCGGTCACCCCAGTCCGGGTGCGGGTACTCGAACGGCTCTCCCCCGACCACCAGCATCAACGGCGCGCGGCGCAGGAACTCGTCGACCGAGCGCACCGGCGGCGCCCCCACCCGGGCCCGCACCGCGTTGAGCCTGGGCAGCATCGGGCGGTCCATCACCTGCCAGACCACCCCGCGCAGGATGCGGTCCCTGACCACACCCACCGGTCCCGGCCACGGGCGCATACCGGGGCCCACGGGCGGAACCCCCCGCGATCGCAGGAACGGGGTGAACGGGGAGAACACCGCCCATGGGATGTCGCCGGCATCGGCAGCCGATATCGCTCCCCAGCAGTTAGCATCCAGGATCAGCGCATCGGGCTTCACCTCGGCGATCGCCCGGGCCAGGTCGTCGACCTCCAGCTCGGCGCGCCGGCACAGGACGTCGATCGTCATCTTCAATACCCCGAACACACTGCGCGCGGTCCAGTCCGGGCTGGTGATGGCCTCGATGCGCGGATCGACGGGGGCGGCGTGCAGGCCCAGCCGCTGACCGGTGCCGACGCCGGCGGCCGACGTGCGCAGATGGACATCGTGACCGCGCATGGCGAGTTCGCGCAGCAGCGCGCTCACCGGCAGCAGATGCCCCAGCGCTGGTGCGCCGTACGCCAGAATCGTGGCCATATACCTACCCCATACCAGGTCTGGCGTCGCTCCGCTGCCGGGAGCATCACACGTTCTTGATTCGTCAGCAGCTGTTGGACGTGTGCCAGTATGGGCGCATGTCCAGCCCGCCCGCCCGGCGCCGCCTGTCACCCGACGACCGGCGCAGCGAGCTGTTGACGCTGGGGGCCGAGGTGTTCGGACAACGGCCCTACGACGAGGTCCGCATCGACGAGATCGCCGAACGGGCGGGTGTGTCGCGGGCCCTGATGTACCACTACTTCCCTGACAAGCGCGCATTCTTCGCCGCGGTCGTCCGCGCCGAGAGCGAGCGGCTGTTCGAAGCCACCAGCACCCCGGCCAACGACGGCCAGAGCCTCTTCGACCGGCTGCGCGCCGGCGTGCTGGCCTATATGCGCTACGACGCCGAACATCCGCACGGCGCCTGGGCGGCCTACATCGGAATGGGCCGCACCGATCCCGTGCTGCGCGGCATCGACGACATCGACAACGAGCGGCAGATGCAGCGGATCATGGCCGCCGTCACCGATGTGGTGTCCGGTGATCTGGACTCCAAGGTGGAACGCGATCTCCGGGTCATCGTCTACGGCTGGCTGGCCTTCACCTTCGAGCTGTGCCGCCAGAGCATCCTGGACCCGTCGGTGGACGCCGATCGGCTGGCCGACTCGTGCGCGCACGTCCTGCTCGACGCGATCGCCCGGGTCCCCGGCATCCCCGAGGCGCTGAGCGAGGCGGTGCGCGCATGAGTCCCACTACTCGAATCACGGCCGACGACCTCACCGAGGACCATGTCGGCCAATTCCTCAGCTGCCACGACCCCGAGACCGGATTCGTCTACCCGGCCAGAATTGCGCGCATCATGCGCCGCGACGACGGCGATTCTCCGGGCGTCTCGATCTGGCTCGAGCACCCCGCGCTGCCGTCGGGCCGGCTGGCACGCAAGGGCCTGGCCCACGTCCGCTTCGAGCAGGAATTCGAACTCGTCGAACCGGCCTAGCCCAAGCTCAGCGCACCGTCGCGAAGAACTCCCGCACGTCCGCGACGAACAGCTCGGGCTGCTCGAAGGCGGCGAAATGTCCGCCGCGCGGCATGTCGGTCCAGTGCGTGATGTTGTAGCGCGACTCGCACCAGTTGCGCGGGCTGGGCACGATCTCCTTGGGGAACGCCGCGACCCCGGTCGGCACCGGCACCGGACCGCCGTCGATGAGGTTCTTGAAGCTCTCCCAGTACAACCGCGCCGAGGAGGTCGCCGACGCGGTGGCCCAGTACAGCATCACATTGTCGAGCATCTCGTCACGGGTCAACACATTCTCGGGGTGGCCGTCGCAGTCCGTCCACGCCCAGAACTTCTCCACGATCCATGCCAGCTGTCCGACCGGGGAGTCGGTCAGGCCGTAGCCCAGTGTCTGTGGGCGCGTGGACTGCTCCTCGGAATAGCCTGTGCCCCAACGAACGTGCTCACTCATTCGGGCGTAGGCGGCGGCCTCTGCCGGGGTCGGCTCCTGGCCACTGTCGCCGGAGGGAAATCCCAGCGGCATGTTGATGTGAATCGCTATGCAGCCATTACCATTTCGGCCCATCTGCGCAGTGATGGCCGAGCCCCAGTCACCGCCCTGCGCGCCATAGCGGTCATAGCCGAGCCGGGCCATCAGCGTCGCCCACGCGTCGGCGATCTTCTCCACCGACCACCCCGCACGGGTGGGCTTGCCGGAAAAGCCATAGCCGGGCAGCGACGGGCACACCACGTGGAAATCCTCGGACAGCGGCTCGATCACCTTGTGAAACTCGACGATCGACCCCGGCCAACCATGGGTGATGATCAGCGGCAACGCATCCGGATTGGCACTGCGCTGGTGAATGAAATGGATATCCAGACCGTCGATTTCGGTCAGGAAGTGGTCGAAACGATTGAGCGCGGCTTCGCGGGCGCGCCAGTCGTATTCCTGCGCCCAGTAGGTCGCCAGCTCGCGGGTGTACTCCAACGGGATGCCCTGGCTCCAGTCGTCGACACACTCACGCTCGGGCCATCGGGTCCGCGCCAGCCGCTCGCGCAGGTCAGTCAGGACGTCGTCGGCAACAGCGATGCGGTACGGCCGAATATCGCTCATCGGGGATGCGTGCCGGCTCAGAAGAAGCCGAATGCCGGGAAACCGTAGAACCCTTCTTCTTCACCAGGGAACTGTTGCGGTGTCGCATTGATCTCGGTGTTGCCGGGCGTTGCGCACTCTGTGGTCTGGCCACCGCTGATGGCGCTGCCCGTGAGGTTTTCACACTGCGGCAGGGTCGGCGGTGCGATGGTGGTGTCCGCGCTGGCGACGGGTGCGGCGAGGATCGCGGCCGCGACGCCGATCCCGGCGGCGGGAAGAAGCAGGAATTGACCAATTCGAGGCATGAGCGAATGGTACCCAGTTCGCGTGGCTAAACTCTGGACAAGCCGGATATTCGGGATTAGGAGCCGCATGAAGTCTGCAACTCGTTCGCTTGGCCGCGCCGCCGCAGTAATTCTGAGCACCGGCGGTGTCCTGCTCGGTGCAGCTGGAGTTGCCGCCGCCGATCCCCCACCGAACTGCACGGCCGCCGACGTGACCGCGGTGATGACCGGGGTGTCGGCGTCGATGACGACGTATCTGTTCACTCATCCCGATGTCAACGACTTCCTCACCGGCCTGCAGGGTTTGAGCAAGGCCGATGCCAAACAGCAGACCAAGGATTACCTGGCCGCCAACCCCCAGGTGCACGACGAGATCGAGGCGATCCGCCAGCCCGGCAAGGATCTGCGGGCCCGCTGCGGTATTCCGCTGAAGGCCGAGATCGCAGGCGTTCTCTAAGAGCTGGCCGAAAATTCAGTAATCGGCCAGACCGGCCAATTACTCTCAGCGCTCATGCGCTTGGTCGTCGATCTGAACAAGTGCCAGGGGTATGCACAGTGCGTGCCACTGGCCCCCGAAGTGCTCGAGCTCGTCGGTGAAGAGGCCCTGGCCTACGACCCGAACCCCGATGATTCACAGCGGCAGCATGTGTTGCGCGCCGCGGCGTCGTGCCCGGTGCAGGCGATCATCGTCGAGATCGACCCACCCGCGGATCGGGACACGCCGTGACCTACCAACTCGACAGGGTCGTCGAACAGTTCCGGGCCGAGGGCCGAATCGCCATCGTGGGCGCCTCACTTGCCGGACTGCGCGCCGCAGAAGCATTGCGGGAAAAGGGTTTCGACGGTTCGCTGACCATCATTGGCGACGAGCCGCACGAGCCCTACGACCGGCCGCCGCTGTCCAAACAGGTCCTCAAGGGATGGGTGCCTGCCGACCACACCAAACTGCCGCGGCTTCGCCGGGTCGACGCCGACTGGAGGCTCGGGGTGGCCGCGGTCGGCCTGGACCGGTTCAATCACCTGGTCAAGCTGGCCAACGGGCTGGACGTCGAGTACGACCGGCTGCTGATTGCCACCGGCACCCGGGCGCGGCCCTGGCCCAATCCGGAGGAAGGCGCCTTGCAGGGTGTCTTCACCGTCCGCACGGTGGAGGACGCCACCGGACTGGCCGCAGCGCTGCGGGCCCGCCCCAAGCGGGTGCTGATCGTCGGTTCGGGATTCGTCGGCTCGGAGATCGCCTCGGTGTGCCGCGATCTGGACCTGCCCGTGACTGTCGCCGAACGGGGCAAGGGTCCACTGATGGGCGCCCTCGGCGGTGTGATCAGTGAGATCGCGGCGGGCATGATGCGCGACGCCGGGGTGGACCTGCGCACCGGTGTCGCGGTGCAGGGGCTTTCGGGCGACGGCACCGGGCACGTGCGCCAAGCCCATTTTTCGGATGGCACGGTGCTCGACGTCGACGTGGTGGTCGCCTCGCTGGGCTCGATCCGCAACGTGGAGTGGCTCGACGGGGCGGGTCTTGCCGCCGGGCCGTGGGGGCTGGCCTGCGATGCCGGCTGCCGGGCCTTCGACATCAACGGTGTGGTGACCGACCACATCTTCGTCGCCGGCGACGTCGCACGCGCCCCGCACGTCCTCTACGACTACGAGTTCATGTCCCAGGAACATTGGGACAACGCGGTTTTCGGTGCCGAGGTGGCCGCGAACAATATGATCCACCTCGAGGTGGGCCGGCGGCCACACCTGCCGCTGCCCTCGTTCTGGTCGGGTCAGTTCGGCGTGAACATCAAAA encodes:
- a CDS encoding sensor domain-containing protein, with protein sequence MRLPVACIGFSAVVLAGCAHTVAGSAVSNPAQAIQPLRADDTDQVMISPAQLRDMVGVKLQTDADQARPIPGSSAVPACSALDAAGMAAFLGDKWSGFHVMLFTDGDKHDHVVAEAVAVYPDAGSAATQFTAGTKSAKACDGQRAMSVGGDAAWKFSVPEINSDTVRWSKSQLAIPFDWTCYGEARLRNNAIVQAMVCQGDDAGQTTVTRMTDRMSATVWELSGR
- the lat gene encoding L-lysine 6-transaminase, giving the protein MTELLSRKVAVSPTSQAPAVEPGNVHAVLARSILADGLDLVLDLDRSRGAHLVDARDGKHYLDMFTFFASSALGMNHPALAGDEQFRAELLQAAINKPSNSDVYTVPMARFVETFARVLGDPALPHLFFVDGGALAVENALKVAFDWKSRHNEARGIDPALGTRVLHLTGAFHGRSGYTLSLTNTDPNKVARFPKFDWPRIDAPYIRPGADMDAVEADVLRQARAAFEAHPNDVACFLAEPIQGEGGDRHFRPQFFAAMRELCDEFDALMIADEVQTGCGITGTAWAYQQLGFTPDVVAFGKKTQVCGVMAGRRVDEVANNVFAVSSRINSTWGGNLVDMVRSRRILEVIEADGLLAHTSRMGAHLLAALDGLAGEFPGVVRDVRGRGLMCAFSLPSTAQRDALLGELWERGVIMLGSGPDSVRFRPALTVTPAELDRAVATIREVLAAAV
- a CDS encoding Lrp/AsnC family transcriptional regulator; the protein is MADTAEPAHELDEIDRTLVRELVADGRATLAHLAATTGLSVSAVQSRVRRLEARGVVTGYSARVDPEAFGHMLSAFVAITPLDPSQPDDAPARLEHIAEIEACYSVAGEESYVLFVRVESPRDLETLLQQIRTAANVRTRSTIILNTFYSDRAFLPE
- a CDS encoding VOC family protein encodes the protein MSTPAIPTWQLRARFAAALSAMYGAEVPAYTTLVEVSEAVNRDYVAAHPEAERLGSLQRVTAERHGAIRVGSPAELADVADLFAAFGMRPVGFYDLRDAASPVPVVSTVFRPIESNELAHNPFRVFTSMLATRDARFFDDDLRARIERFLGERQLFDPGLIAQARTIAADGGCGADAGEAFVSRAVASFALSAEPVDRAWYEELTAVSAVAADIAGVSTTHINHLTPRVLDIDDLYRRMTDRGITMIDAIQGPPRWHGPDVLLRQTSFRALAEPRRFREADGTVNEGTLRVRFGEVEARGVALTRKGRERFDAAMGSPDPAAVWGDYFPDNDAEMASQGLAYYHQGDPSAPVVYEDFLPASAAGIFRSNLDTDTEAAAVADRSGYTLDWMAEAIGHHIHDAYDLYNATAQEPPA
- a CDS encoding aldehyde dehydrogenase family protein, whose translation is MSTTTATALPTRSDLQDRVRRAFDAIGAHVALAEPGAHGLQASTPLTGDVLFTVTEATTADAEAVIADAAQAFSTWRTTPGPVRGQLVARLGELLREHKADLATLVTIEAGKITSEALGEVQEMIDICEFAVGLSRQLYGRTIASERPGHRLMETWHPLGVVGVITAFNFPVAVWAWNAAVALVCGDTVVWKPSELTPLTAIACQALIERAAADVGAPASVSRLVQGGREVGELLVDDPRVALVSATGSVRMGRQVGPRVAERFGRVLLELGGNNAAVVTPSADLDLAVRGIVFSAAGTAGQRCTTLRRLIVHSSVADALVDRIVAAYRSLPIGDPSASGTLIGPLIHETAYRDMVGALEKARADGGEVIGGERHHIGGDEGEDAFYVAPAVVRMPAQTEIVHNETFAPILYVLTYETLDEAIALNNAVPQGLSSAIFTTDVREAERFLAAEGSDCGIANVNIGTSGAEIGGAFGGEKQTGGGRESGSDSWKAYMRRATNTVNYSSELPLAQGVHFG
- a CDS encoding nucleotide disphospho-sugar-binding domain-containing protein, with amino-acid sequence MATILAYGAPALGHLLPVSALLRELAMRGHDVHLRTSAAGVGTGQRLGLHAAPVDPRIEAITSPDWTARSVFGVLKMTIDVLCRRAELEVDDLARAIAEVKPDALILDANCWGAISAADAGDIPWAVFSPFTPFLRSRGVPPVGPGMRPWPGPVGVVRDRILRGVVWQVMDRPMLPRLNAVRARVGAPPVRSVDEFLRRAPLMLVVGGEPFEYPHPDWGDRVHLIGACASDTDAEAPDWLAAIDDPIVLVTTSSIRQADSRLGVVALQALADEPVHVVATFPAGVPDDLVIPANATVRQYVPHGPVLDRAVCAVTHGGMGATVRALDRGVPVCVVPFGRDQPEVAMRVEVARCGTRLPAARLTPKRLRAKVSEAMTMTDGARRVADGFAATGGVQRGADLVEQQVLSRSAHPGPAGAPRSS
- a CDS encoding TetR/AcrR family transcriptional regulator, coding for MSSPPARRRLSPDDRRSELLTLGAEVFGQRPYDEVRIDEIAERAGVSRALMYHYFPDKRAFFAAVVRAESERLFEATSTPANDGQSLFDRLRAGVLAYMRYDAEHPHGAWAAYIGMGRTDPVLRGIDDIDNERQMQRIMAAVTDVVSGDLDSKVERDLRVIVYGWLAFTFELCRQSILDPSVDADRLADSCAHVLLDAIARVPGIPEALSEAVRA
- a CDS encoding epoxide hydrolase family protein, with protein sequence MSDIRPYRIAVADDVLTDLRERLARTRWPERECVDDWSQGIPLEYTRELATYWAQEYDWRAREAALNRFDHFLTEIDGLDIHFIHQRSANPDALPLIITHGWPGSIVEFHKVIEPLSEDFHVVCPSLPGYGFSGKPTRAGWSVEKIADAWATLMARLGYDRYGAQGGDWGSAITAQMGRNGNGCIAIHINMPLGFPSGDSGQEPTPAEAAAYARMSEHVRWGTGYSEEQSTRPQTLGYGLTDSPVGQLAWIVEKFWAWTDCDGHPENVLTRDEMLDNVMLYWATASATSSARLYWESFKNLIDGGPVPVPTGVAAFPKEIVPSPRNWCESRYNITHWTDMPRGGHFAAFEQPELFVADVREFFATVR
- a CDS encoding heme-binding protein — its product is MKSATRSLGRAAAVILSTGGVLLGAAGVAAADPPPNCTAADVTAVMTGVSASMTTYLFTHPDVNDFLTGLQGLSKADAKQQTKDYLAANPQVHDEIEAIRQPGKDLRARCGIPLKAEIAGVL
- a CDS encoding ferredoxin — its product is MRLVVDLNKCQGYAQCVPLAPEVLELVGEEALAYDPNPDDSQRQHVLRAAASCPVQAIIVEIDPPADRDTP
- a CDS encoding NAD(P)/FAD-dependent oxidoreductase; amino-acid sequence: MTYQLDRVVEQFRAEGRIAIVGASLAGLRAAEALREKGFDGSLTIIGDEPHEPYDRPPLSKQVLKGWVPADHTKLPRLRRVDADWRLGVAAVGLDRFNHLVKLANGLDVEYDRLLIATGTRARPWPNPEEGALQGVFTVRTVEDATGLAAALRARPKRVLIVGSGFVGSEIASVCRDLDLPVTVAERGKGPLMGALGGVISEIAAGMMRDAGVDLRTGVAVQGLSGDGTGHVRQAHFSDGTVLDVDVVVASLGSIRNVEWLDGAGLAAGPWGLACDAGCRAFDINGVVTDHIFVAGDVARAPHVLYDYEFMSQEHWDNAVFGAEVAANNMIHLEVGRRPHLPLPSFWSGQFGVNIKSVGVCSFGDEIVFTQGSPSERRFAAAYGKRGRIVGAVTFNHGKWLPHYASLIEKSAPFPPPPPGYDRPVDPEVMPARFPDPREPAGNPDVVLTGHDPTDRSAEFRPRA